The Nonlabens spongiae genome contains a region encoding:
- a CDS encoding UDP-2,3-diacylglucosamine diphosphatase — MQIPEGKKVYFSSDNHLGAPTQELSKPREKKFLRWLDMVKEDAAAIFLLGDLFDFWFEYKTVVPKNHVRVMGKLAEIADSGIPIYFFVGNHDLWMFGYFEEELGIPVYHKPQVFEFNGKTFFIGHGDGLGPGDKGYKRMKKVFTNPFFQWCFRWLHPDVGTRIARYMSVKNKLISGEEDAKFLGEENEWLAQYAKKKLEEAHYDYFIFGHRHLPMQIPIGEKSTYYNLGDWIVHYTYGVFDTNGFQLRTFEDGENAN, encoded by the coding sequence ATGCAAATTCCCGAAGGAAAGAAAGTCTATTTCTCCAGCGATAACCATCTGGGCGCGCCTACCCAAGAATTAAGCAAGCCGCGTGAAAAGAAATTCTTGCGATGGCTGGACATGGTCAAAGAAGATGCTGCTGCGATTTTCTTGCTGGGAGATTTATTTGACTTTTGGTTTGAGTATAAGACCGTCGTGCCTAAAAATCATGTGCGGGTCATGGGAAAACTGGCCGAGATTGCCGATAGCGGCATCCCGATTTACTTTTTTGTGGGCAATCACGATTTGTGGATGTTCGGTTATTTTGAGGAAGAACTTGGAATTCCCGTATATCACAAACCACAGGTTTTTGAGTTCAACGGTAAAACGTTTTTCATAGGTCACGGCGATGGATTGGGCCCTGGCGACAAGGGTTACAAGCGCATGAAAAAAGTCTTTACCAATCCGTTTTTTCAATGGTGTTTCAGGTGGCTGCATCCCGATGTAGGGACGCGCATCGCCCGATACATGTCGGTTAAAAACAAGTTGATCAGCGGTGAGGAAGATGCCAAATTTTTAGGCGAAGAAAACGAGTGGCTCGCGCAGTATGCAAAAAAGAAGCTGGAAGAGGCGCATTATGATTACTTCATTTTTGGCCACCGGCACCTACCTATGCAAATCCCGATAGGCGAGAAGAGCACTTATTACAATCTAGGCGACTGGATCGTGCATTATACCTATGGTGTTTTTGACACAAACGGATTCCAACTACGCACTTTTGAAGATGGCGAGAACGCTAATTAA
- the ruvC gene encoding crossover junction endodeoxyribonuclease RuvC, giving the protein MKTEKIILGIDPGTAIMGFGVIKVMGNQMSFVQMNELDLRKVKDTYVKLRRIFERTLELIDTHHPDEIALEAPFFGKNVQSMLKLGRAQGVAMAAGLSRDIPVTEYAPRKIKQSITGKGTASKEQVAKMLQSLLQIKELPKNLDMTDGLAAAVCHFYNSGRIEVGKSYSGWSAFVKQNEKRIVK; this is encoded by the coding sequence TTGAAAACAGAAAAAATTATTTTGGGGATTGATCCCGGTACGGCGATCATGGGATTTGGCGTGATTAAAGTCATGGGAAACCAGATGTCGTTTGTGCAAATGAACGAGCTGGACCTAAGAAAGGTTAAAGATACTTACGTGAAACTGCGCCGCATTTTTGAACGCACTCTAGAACTCATCGACACGCACCATCCTGATGAGATCGCGCTGGAGGCTCCGTTTTTTGGTAAAAACGTGCAGTCTATGCTCAAGTTGGGCAGGGCTCAAGGCGTAGCGATGGCGGCTGGACTTTCCAGAGATATTCCCGTAACCGAGTACGCACCCAGAAAAATCAAACAATCCATAACGGGTAAGGGAACCGCCAGCAAGGAGCAAGTGGCAAAGATGTTGCAGAGTCTGTTACAAATTAAAGAATTGCCTAAAAACCTAGACATGACCGATGGTCTCGCCGCCGCAGTTTGCCATTTTTATAACAGCGGTAGGATCGAAGTAGGCAAAAGTTATTCTGGTTGGTCGGCTTTTGTGAAACAGAATGAAAAACGCATCGTGAAATGA
- a CDS encoding nucleoside deaminase, with protein MQLDHEYFMKRALVEAEGALDREEIPVGAIVVMNNKIIAKGHNLTETLTDVTAHAEMQSITAAASALGGKYLKDCTLYVTLEPCQMCAGALYWSQVSQLVFGAADEHRGYRKMGTQLHPKTKVVSGILSDECAELMHAFFSRKRKQH; from the coding sequence ATGCAACTGGATCACGAGTATTTTATGAAACGCGCTCTTGTAGAGGCAGAAGGGGCGCTGGACCGGGAGGAAATTCCGGTAGGTGCTATCGTTGTGATGAATAATAAAATCATTGCCAAAGGTCACAACCTCACAGAAACTTTAACCGATGTTACCGCTCATGCCGAGATGCAATCAATCACCGCGGCTGCCAGCGCCTTAGGTGGTAAATATCTTAAAGACTGTACACTATACGTGACTTTAGAACCTTGCCAAATGTGCGCTGGCGCCTTGTACTGGTCACAGGTTTCTCAGCTGGTTTTTGGAGCAGCAGACGAGCATCGCGGTTATCGCAAAATGGGTACGCAACTGCACCCTAAGACCAAGGTCGTTTCAGGAATATTGTCAGATGAATGTGCAGAACTTATGCATGCCTTTTTTTCGCGAAAGCGTAAACAACATTAA
- a CDS encoding sensor histidine kinase gives MKFADNKSLWRWAIILGGLAITMLILWNTYIFFNKLKETERKNVEEFVTAQKDIINSGIDEDQNLGDLPLEVLGNTTNVPIILVNNVGEIETRNIPDHIANDSLRVQELIKEFASENEPIEFSLDGEVFTTTYHGNSSLITKLKYYPLALVLILFLFGAVIYFFYRSTKSSEQNKLWAGMAKESAHQIGTPLSSLVGWTVILRDSDVDPTYVNEMEKDIKRLQTITDRFSKIGSTPDLIKTDIVAQTLESTDYISSRSSKMVEFNIDVPDQPIEVHLNPQLYAWVIENLIKNGIDAMKGKGQIDVFLKADVHNVYLRISDTGKGIPKKLWKEIFRPGFTTKKRGWGLGLSLAKRIIEDYHSGKIRVLESKKDQGTTFELMIKKA, from the coding sequence ATGAAATTTGCAGACAACAAAAGCTTGTGGCGCTGGGCAATCATACTGGGTGGGCTGGCTATTACCATGCTTATCCTCTGGAACACCTATATCTTCTTCAATAAACTCAAAGAGACCGAGCGGAAGAACGTAGAGGAGTTTGTTACAGCGCAAAAAGACATCATCAACAGTGGTATTGATGAAGATCAGAATTTGGGAGATCTTCCTTTAGAAGTCCTTGGGAATACCACCAATGTTCCTATTATTCTAGTCAATAATGTGGGCGAAATTGAAACACGCAACATTCCTGATCACATCGCAAACGACTCTTTAAGAGTACAGGAATTGATCAAAGAATTTGCTTCAGAAAATGAGCCCATAGAATTCTCACTGGACGGAGAAGTTTTCACGACTACTTACCATGGTAACAGTTCTCTGATTACAAAACTGAAATATTACCCGCTGGCGCTGGTGCTTATTTTGTTTCTTTTTGGTGCAGTAATTTACTTCTTCTATCGATCCACAAAATCATCTGAACAAAACAAGCTCTGGGCAGGAATGGCTAAGGAAAGTGCGCATCAAATAGGCACACCTTTATCTTCTCTCGTGGGCTGGACGGTGATCTTAAGGGACAGCGATGTTGACCCCACCTATGTGAATGAAATGGAAAAGGACATCAAACGCCTTCAAACCATAACCGATCGATTCAGTAAAATAGGGTCAACCCCTGATTTGATAAAAACTGATATTGTTGCTCAAACCCTTGAATCAACCGATTATATCTCCAGCCGGAGCTCTAAAATGGTCGAGTTCAACATAGACGTTCCCGACCAGCCCATCGAGGTGCATCTCAACCCACAATTATATGCTTGGGTGATTGAAAATCTCATTAAAAACGGCATCGATGCCATGAAGGGAAAAGGACAGATCGACGTTTTCCTAAAAGCCGATGTACACAATGTCTATTTACGTATTTCAGACACAGGTAAGGGAATCCCTAAAAAACTGTGGAAAGAAATTTTCAGACCAGGATTCACCACAAAAAAGCGTGGCTGGGGACTGGGCTTGTCACTGGCAAAACGCATCATTGAAGATTACCACAGCGGTAAAATACGCGTGCTAGAGAGCAAAAAAGACCAGGGAACCACTTTTGAGCTTATGATCAAAAAAGCTTAA
- a CDS encoding ATP-binding protein — translation MIKNVAKDQVIDRIRFENPWWIDGHIESDYNEMPRRLYFDLFKPLVYEREIRRAVVLMGPRRVGKTVMLFHIVEDLIQNGVDPRKIIFITIENPIYNNIPLEQLFKNAKEATGLEDQNDWHIIFDEIQYCRDWETHLKVLVDSYRKDKFIVSGSAAAALKFASMESGAGRFTDFLLPPLTFNEYIHLKGLDRIITKTQLTWNDHVTDFCTAANLDELNKHFIDYINFGGYPEVIFSNKIQSNPGRYIRQDIVDKVLLRDLPSLYGIKDTRELNSLFTTIAYNSGGEFSLETLSKQSQVPKNTLKKYIEYLEAAFLIKQLKRIDQSGKRFKRDNFFKIYLTNPSLRSALFSPMVATDEMMGNMVETSIFAQWLHREWFTPWYARWSGGEVDMIGLSESHLKSLWALEIKWSNRYYQKPQELKSLYKFCKENNLNNPLVTTINIEGTKSINDLNIQYLPAASYAYTVGKNTLDKKK, via the coding sequence ATGATTAAAAATGTTGCTAAAGATCAAGTTATCGATCGAATAAGGTTTGAGAATCCGTGGTGGATCGATGGGCATATTGAATCTGACTATAATGAGATGCCTAGGCGTCTTTATTTTGATCTGTTTAAACCACTCGTTTATGAACGTGAGATAAGAAGGGCAGTTGTTTTAATGGGACCTCGACGAGTAGGAAAAACTGTCATGTTATTTCATATCGTTGAAGATTTGATTCAAAATGGGGTTGATCCAAGAAAAATAATCTTTATCACTATTGAAAACCCGATCTATAACAACATACCCTTAGAACAACTTTTCAAAAATGCCAAAGAAGCTACCGGACTAGAAGATCAAAATGACTGGCATATAATTTTTGATGAAATTCAGTATTGTAGAGATTGGGAAACCCACCTGAAAGTTTTAGTCGATAGTTATCGCAAAGACAAGTTTATCGTATCCGGTTCTGCTGCAGCGGCTTTAAAATTTGCTAGCATGGAAAGTGGTGCGGGCCGGTTCACAGATTTTCTTCTTCCCCCTTTGACTTTCAATGAATATATTCATTTAAAAGGTCTCGACCGTATAATTACAAAAACGCAACTTACTTGGAATGACCATGTCACAGATTTCTGTACAGCAGCAAATCTAGACGAACTAAACAAACATTTTATCGACTATATAAACTTTGGAGGTTATCCAGAGGTTATTTTTTCAAATAAAATACAGTCCAATCCTGGTAGGTATATTCGTCAAGATATAGTTGATAAGGTTTTATTACGAGATCTCCCAAGCTTATATGGTATCAAAGACACTCGAGAACTAAATTCTTTATTTACAACTATAGCCTATAATAGCGGTGGGGAGTTTTCATTAGAAACTCTTAGTAAGCAATCCCAAGTTCCCAAGAACACTCTCAAAAAATACATTGAATATCTGGAAGCGGCTTTTCTTATAAAACAATTAAAAAGAATTGACCAAAGTGGAAAAAGGTTTAAAAGAGATAATTTTTTCAAAATTTACCTGACTAACCCCTCTTTGAGAAGTGCTTTGTTTTCACCCATGGTCGCGACTGATGAAATGATGGGCAATATGGTTGAAACCTCCATTTTCGCACAATGGCTTCACCGCGAATGGTTTACACCGTGGTATGCAAGATGGTCTGGGGGTGAGGTTGATATGATAGGATTAAGTGAATCACACTTAAAGTCTCTATGGGCATTAGAAATCAAATGGTCCAATAGATATTATCAAAAACCACAAGAACTCAAGAGCTTATATAAATTTTGTAAGGAAAATAATCTAAATAATCCATTAGTAACCACTATTAATATTGAAGGAACCAAATCAATTAATGATCTCAATATTCAATATCTTCCTGCCGCTTCTTATGCTTATACTGTAGGCAAAAATACTCTTGACAAGAAAAAATAA
- a CDS encoding rhodanese-like domain-containing protein: MTFTVWSGLNAQEDTISELLKKYNNQTVEYITADSLQNQYDQFVVLDTRTKKEYEVSHLPGAIWVGQRLRKSRLPEIKPDQKVVVYCTVGVRSEDFGEQLLREGYKNVFNLYGSIFYWKDAGNEVVDIDGKATEKVHTYSRKWSQYLKTGEKVY; encoded by the coding sequence ATGACATTTACAGTATGGAGCGGCCTGAATGCACAAGAAGATACCATTTCAGAACTTCTTAAAAAGTATAATAATCAGACTGTTGAATACATCACTGCAGACTCACTCCAAAATCAATACGATCAGTTTGTTGTTCTCGATACGCGTACCAAAAAAGAATATGAAGTCAGCCATTTGCCGGGCGCGATCTGGGTAGGGCAGCGATTGAGAAAAAGCCGTTTGCCCGAAATCAAGCCTGACCAGAAGGTGGTTGTGTATTGTACGGTAGGCGTACGCTCTGAAGATTTTGGCGAGCAGTTGTTGCGCGAGGGCTATAAAAACGTATTCAACCTCTACGGAAGTATTTTTTACTGGAAAGACGCTGGAAACGAGGTAGTAGATATCGATGGAAAAGCAACCGAAAAAGTGCATACCTATTCAAGAAAGTGGAGTCAGTATTTGAAGACTGGAGAGAAGGTTTATTAG